The Streptomyces sp. SS1-1 genome has a segment encoding these proteins:
- a CDS encoding bifunctional DNA primase/polymerase yields MPHLDGSAQLTAALDAASRDWRVFPLIPGDKRPAVSDWETRATTDPDRITRAWSVAAFNVGIATGPSGLVVIDLDKPKHPGDTPPAAWAEHGVTDGADVLTVLCERHGQPFPADTYTVRTWSGGTHLYFLAPEGEPLRNTAGDSARGLGWKVDTRAWGGLVVGAGSTFAGHPYEVTHHGPVAPLPGWLAELLRPAPLPPQTPVTVALTGHGRRTAFLRSAINGEVQRVTGSGPHEHNNSLYIAAVALGQLVAGGELSEVDVTGWLLTAALQVGQGEREARRTIASGLRAGARRPRTVAA; encoded by the coding sequence ATGCCGCACCTGGACGGCTCTGCCCAGCTCACCGCCGCGCTTGACGCAGCGTCGCGCGACTGGCGCGTCTTCCCTCTGATCCCTGGTGACAAGCGCCCGGCCGTCTCCGACTGGGAGACCCGCGCCACCACCGACCCGGACCGCATCACCCGCGCGTGGTCCGTCGCCGCCTTCAACGTCGGCATCGCCACCGGCCCGTCCGGCCTGGTCGTCATCGACCTGGACAAGCCCAAGCACCCCGGCGACACCCCGCCGGCCGCTTGGGCCGAGCATGGCGTCACCGACGGCGCCGACGTGCTCACCGTGCTCTGCGAACGCCACGGCCAGCCCTTCCCCGCCGACACCTACACGGTGCGCACGTGGAGCGGCGGCACCCACCTGTACTTCCTCGCGCCCGAGGGCGAGCCCCTGCGCAACACCGCCGGGGACAGCGCCCGTGGGCTGGGCTGGAAAGTCGACACCCGCGCGTGGGGCGGACTCGTGGTCGGCGCGGGCAGCACCTTCGCCGGACACCCGTACGAGGTCACCCACCACGGCCCCGTAGCGCCCCTGCCGGGCTGGCTCGCCGAACTCCTGCGCCCGGCCCCGTTGCCCCCACAGACACCCGTCACGGTCGCCCTCACCGGCCACGGACGGCGCACCGCCTTCCTCCGCTCCGCGATCAACGGGGAGGTGCAGCGGGTCACCGGCTCCGGCCCGCACGAGCACAACAACAGCCTCTACATCGCCGCGGTCGCCCTTGGACAGCTCGTTGCCGGAGGCGAGTTGAGCGAAGTCGACGTCACCGGCTGGCTCCTTACGGCCGCGCTCCAAGTCGGCCAGGGCGAGCGTGAGGCACGGCGGACCATCGCCTCCGGCCTGCGTGCCGGAGCACGTCGTCCCCGGACGGTCGCCGCATGA